A portion of the Stella humosa genome contains these proteins:
- a CDS encoding ArgE/DapE family deacylase, producing the protein MLDQNLTRALRDAVDAGFGDQTAFTADIVRSPSVRGEEQPAQDLMAAAMRERRLAVDAWRIDVDTIKTLPGFSPVAVSYDHAMTVVGAWRAPDPRGRSLILNGHIDVVPTGPVDMWSTPPFEPKVADGWMYGRGAGDMKAGLCSTLFAFDAIRRAGYRPTGDIYFQSVIEEECTGNGALACLARGYRADAALIPEPMRERLLRAQVGVIWFQVKLRGFPVHAAYATTGANAIESAYALFPSLHAMAERWNDRRHEVEHFGHLHHPINLNVGKIAGGDWASSVPAWCTFDVRVATYPGQDLAEARREIEATLRDAARAIPFLANSPPEILWNGFQAEGYVLAGAEEAEATLDAAHKAVFEADLGRITSTGTTDARFFGLYAGIPGLVYGPQAENIHGFDERVNLESLRRTTQAMTLFIADWCGLEKA; encoded by the coding sequence ATGCTCGACCAGAACCTGACCCGCGCCCTGCGCGACGCCGTCGACGCCGGCTTCGGCGACCAGACGGCCTTCACCGCCGACATCGTGCGGTCCCCCTCCGTCCGCGGCGAGGAGCAGCCGGCGCAGGACCTGATGGCGGCCGCCATGCGCGAGCGGCGGCTTGCGGTCGATGCCTGGCGCATCGACGTCGACACGATCAAGACCCTGCCCGGCTTCTCGCCCGTGGCCGTCAGCTACGACCATGCGATGACGGTGGTCGGCGCCTGGCGCGCACCCGATCCGCGGGGCCGCTCGCTCATCCTGAACGGGCATATCGACGTGGTGCCGACCGGCCCCGTCGACATGTGGTCGACCCCGCCCTTCGAGCCGAAGGTGGCCGACGGCTGGATGTACGGGCGCGGTGCCGGCGACATGAAGGCCGGCCTGTGCTCGACCCTGTTCGCCTTCGACGCCATCCGGCGGGCGGGCTACCGGCCGACCGGCGACATCTATTTCCAGTCGGTGATCGAGGAGGAGTGCACCGGCAACGGCGCGCTCGCCTGCCTGGCGCGGGGTTATCGCGCCGATGCGGCCCTCATCCCCGAGCCGATGCGCGAGCGGCTGCTGCGCGCGCAGGTCGGCGTCATCTGGTTCCAGGTGAAGCTGCGCGGCTTCCCGGTACATGCCGCCTATGCGACGACCGGGGCCAACGCGATCGAGAGTGCCTACGCCCTCTTCCCGTCGCTCCACGCCATGGCTGAGCGGTGGAACGACCGGCGCCACGAGGTGGAGCATTTCGGCCACCTGCACCATCCGATCAATCTCAATGTCGGCAAGATCGCGGGCGGCGACTGGGCATCCAGCGTGCCCGCCTGGTGCACCTTCGACGTACGGGTCGCCACGTATCCCGGCCAGGACCTGGCGGAGGCGCGGCGCGAGATCGAGGCCACCCTGCGCGATGCCGCGCGCGCCATCCCCTTCCTGGCCAACAGCCCGCCCGAGATCCTGTGGAACGGGTTCCAGGCCGAGGGCTATGTGCTGGCGGGTGCGGAGGAAGCCGAGGCCACCCTGGACGCCGCCCACAAGGCCGTGTTCGAGGCCGATCTCGGCCGCATCACCAGCACCGGCACGACGGACGCCCGCTTCTTCGGCCTCTATGCCGGCATCCCGGGTCTGGTCTACGGCCCGCAGGCCGAGAACATCCACGGCTTCGACGAGCGCGTGAACCTGGAATCGCTGCGCCGCACGACCCAGGCGATGACGCTGTTCATCGCCGACTGGTGCGGGCTGGAAAAGGCCTGA
- a CDS encoding ABC transporter substrate-binding protein encodes MLRQAILGLAAMVAVSAPAMGQDAIRIGEINSYSGMAAFTVPYRNGWTLAVEEVNAAGGVLGRKIEVVSRDDAGKPEDAVRLAAELVTNEKVAVLAGTFFSHIGLAVSDYARQHKVLFLGSEPLTDAMTWSKGHRYTFRLRPSTYMQSAMLAEEAAKLPAKRWATIAPNYEYGQSAVAAFKELLKARRPDVEFVAEQWPAQGKIDAGATVQAIALARPDAIFNVTFGPDLGRLVREGNTRGLFRNRPVVSLLTGEPEYLDPLKDETPEGWIVTGYPWEAIETPEHKAFRDAYRKRFDDYPRLGSVVGYGMVKSIAAAIAKAGSTDTEKMVDAMRGLSLPSPFGPMEYRAIDHQSTLGAYVGRTTVRDGKGVMVDWRYADGAKYLPDDATVRKLRPQE; translated from the coding sequence ATGCTTCGGCAGGCCATCCTCGGACTTGCGGCAATGGTGGCGGTGTCGGCCCCGGCGATGGGGCAGGACGCCATCCGCATCGGCGAGATCAACAGCTATTCCGGCATGGCGGCCTTCACGGTGCCGTATCGCAACGGCTGGACGCTGGCGGTCGAGGAAGTGAACGCGGCCGGCGGCGTGCTTGGTCGCAAGATCGAGGTCGTCTCGCGCGACGACGCCGGCAAGCCCGAGGACGCGGTACGGCTGGCGGCCGAGCTCGTCACCAACGAGAAGGTGGCGGTCTTGGCCGGCACCTTCTTCTCCCACATCGGCCTGGCGGTCAGCGACTATGCCCGTCAGCACAAGGTGCTGTTCCTGGGCTCTGAGCCGCTGACCGACGCCATGACCTGGTCCAAGGGCCACCGCTACACCTTCCGCCTGCGGCCATCGACCTACATGCAGTCGGCGATGCTGGCGGAGGAGGCGGCCAAGCTGCCGGCCAAGCGCTGGGCCACCATCGCGCCCAACTACGAGTACGGCCAGTCGGCCGTCGCTGCCTTCAAGGAACTGCTGAAGGCCCGGCGCCCCGATGTGGAATTCGTGGCCGAGCAATGGCCGGCCCAGGGCAAGATCGACGCCGGCGCCACGGTGCAGGCGATCGCACTCGCCCGGCCCGACGCCATCTTCAACGTGACCTTCGGCCCCGACCTCGGTCGGCTGGTGCGCGAGGGCAATACGCGCGGCCTGTTCCGCAACCGCCCCGTGGTCAGCCTGCTGACGGGTGAGCCCGAATATCTCGACCCGCTGAAGGACGAGACGCCGGAGGGCTGGATCGTCACCGGCTACCCGTGGGAGGCGATCGAGACGCCCGAGCACAAGGCCTTCCGCGATGCCTATCGCAAGCGCTTCGACGACTATCCGCGGCTGGGCTCCGTCGTCGGCTACGGCATGGTGAAATCGATCGCGGCTGCCATCGCCAAGGCCGGCTCGACCGACACCGAGAAGATGGTCGACGCCATGCGCGGCCTGTCGCTGCCAAGCCCGTTCGGCCCGATGGAGTATCGCGCGATCGACCACCAGTCGACGCTGGGGGCCTATGTCGGCCGCACCACCGTGCGCGACGGCAAGGGGGTGATGGTCGACTGGCGCTATGCTGACGGCGCCAAGTATCTGCCTGACGACGCCACCGTGCGCAAACTGCGGCCGCAGGAGTAG
- a CDS encoding Zn-dependent hydrolase has protein sequence MENLRIDGERLWASLMEMGRIGATPKGGVCRLAATDLDRQGRDLFVRWCEEAGCTVVVDRIGNIFARRPGRNPDAPAVMTGSHLDTQPTGGRFDGVYGVLAGLEVVRTLNDADYQTEAPIEIVVWTNEEGSRFSPAMVGSGIYAGVWDLSYGLERPDNNEPGKTLGGELAAIGYAGPEPVGGRPTKAYFEAHIEQGPILEDEEKVIGIVTGAQGQRWYEITVTGQEAHAGPTPMKKRRDALVASARMIDAVNRIGMANQPNACATVGFVRVSPNSRNTIPGQVFFTVDFRHPVDAVLTKMDEELRAACATFAAETGTEAEVKEFWYFPPTPFDADCVNAVREAAAQAQFPHMDIISGAGHDAVYMARVAPTGMIFVPCADGISHNEVEDAKPSDIAAGCEVLLHAMLRSANG, from the coding sequence ATGGAAAACCTGCGTATCGACGGCGAGCGCCTCTGGGCGTCGCTGATGGAGATGGGCCGGATCGGCGCCACGCCGAAGGGCGGCGTCTGCCGCCTGGCTGCGACCGACCTCGACCGGCAGGGCCGTGACCTGTTCGTGCGCTGGTGCGAGGAGGCGGGCTGCACCGTCGTGGTCGACCGCATCGGCAACATCTTCGCGCGCCGCCCGGGCCGCAACCCCGATGCGCCGGCCGTGATGACCGGCAGTCACCTCGACACCCAGCCGACCGGTGGCCGGTTTGACGGCGTCTATGGCGTGCTGGCCGGGCTGGAGGTGGTGCGCACGCTGAACGACGCCGACTACCAGACCGAGGCGCCGATCGAGATCGTGGTGTGGACCAACGAGGAGGGCTCGCGCTTCTCGCCAGCCATGGTGGGGTCGGGCATCTATGCCGGGGTGTGGGACCTGTCCTACGGGCTGGAGCGGCCGGACAACAACGAGCCCGGCAAGACGCTGGGCGGCGAGCTGGCGGCGATCGGCTATGCCGGGCCGGAGCCGGTCGGTGGGCGCCCGACCAAGGCCTATTTCGAGGCGCATATCGAGCAGGGCCCGATCCTGGAGGATGAGGAGAAGGTCATTGGCATCGTCACCGGCGCCCAGGGCCAGCGCTGGTACGAGATCACCGTCACCGGCCAGGAGGCCCATGCCGGGCCGACGCCGATGAAGAAGCGCCGCGACGCGCTGGTGGCTTCCGCTCGCATGATCGACGCCGTCAACCGCATCGGCATGGCCAACCAGCCCAACGCCTGCGCCACGGTCGGCTTCGTCCGCGTTTCGCCCAACTCGCGCAACACCATTCCGGGCCAGGTGTTCTTCACGGTCGACTTCCGCCACCCGGTCGACGCCGTCCTGACCAAGATGGACGAGGAACTTCGCGCCGCCTGTGCCACCTTCGCGGCCGAGACCGGGACGGAGGCCGAGGTAAAGGAGTTCTGGTACTTCCCGCCGACCCCGTTTGACGCCGACTGCGTCAACGCCGTGCGCGAGGCCGCCGCCCAGGCGCAGTTCCCGCACATGGACATCATCAGTGGCGCCGGCCACGACGCTGTCTACATGGCGCGGGTGGCACCGACCGGCATGATCTTCGTGCCCTGCGCCGACGGCATCAGCCACAACGAGGTCGAGGATGCCAAGCCGTCCGACATCGCGGCCGGCTGCGAGGTGCTGCTGCACGCCATGCTGCGGTCGGCGAACGGGTAG
- a CDS encoding ArgE/DapE family deacylase, protein MPEPVQETAIRDAVDRGLDEQLDFTSALVRYPSIRGAEHTAQDFMARSMRERGLEVDRWLIDIEDIKGLKGFSPVNVSYENALNVVGIHRPQVKKGRSLVLNGHIDVVPEGPLDMWTRPPYEPYIADGWLYGRGSGDMKAGLIACLSALDALKRCGWVPAAEVFVQSVIEEECTGNGALACVGRGYVADAALIPEPRGESVLSAQIGVIWFQMRLKGRPVHVAVAGDGANAIEAAAPIFRALHAMKDRWNGNKASFPPYQTVDHPININIGKIAGGDWASSVPAWCDIDVRIAVYPGQDLAAARLEIEDTIRAAAQKVPFLANNPPEVHYHGFQAEGYVLPEGSEAERVLGVAHQHAFGEKLLRTPTTATTDARFFGLYAAMPALVYGPRAMGVHGFDEKVEVESIRRTTQTMALFIADWCGLEAA, encoded by the coding sequence ATGCCCGAACCCGTCCAGGAAACCGCGATCCGCGATGCCGTCGACCGCGGGTTAGACGAGCAGCTCGACTTCACGTCGGCGCTGGTCCGCTATCCGTCGATCCGCGGCGCCGAGCACACGGCCCAGGACTTCATGGCGCGCTCCATGCGCGAGCGCGGGCTGGAAGTCGACCGCTGGCTCATCGACATCGAGGACATCAAGGGGCTGAAGGGCTTCTCGCCGGTCAACGTGTCCTACGAGAATGCCCTCAACGTCGTCGGCATCCACCGGCCGCAGGTGAAGAAGGGACGGTCTCTGGTGCTGAACGGCCATATCGACGTGGTGCCGGAAGGCCCGCTCGACATGTGGACCAGGCCGCCATACGAGCCCTACATTGCCGACGGCTGGCTCTATGGCCGGGGTTCGGGCGACATGAAGGCGGGGCTCATCGCCTGCCTGTCCGCGCTCGACGCGTTGAAGCGATGCGGCTGGGTGCCGGCGGCCGAGGTCTTCGTGCAGTCGGTGATCGAGGAGGAATGCACCGGCAACGGCGCGCTCGCCTGCGTCGGGCGCGGCTACGTCGCCGACGCGGCGCTGATCCCCGAGCCGCGCGGCGAGTCGGTGCTGAGCGCCCAGATCGGCGTCATCTGGTTCCAGATGCGCCTGAAGGGCCGGCCGGTGCATGTCGCGGTCGCCGGCGACGGCGCCAACGCGATCGAGGCGGCCGCCCCGATCTTCCGCGCCCTGCATGCCATGAAGGACCGCTGGAACGGCAACAAGGCGAGCTTCCCGCCCTACCAGACCGTGGACCATCCCATCAACATCAACATCGGCAAGATCGCCGGCGGCGACTGGGCCTCGAGCGTGCCGGCCTGGTGCGACATCGACGTGCGCATCGCCGTGTATCCCGGCCAGGACCTGGCCGCCGCGCGGCTGGAGATCGAGGACACCATCCGGGCCGCTGCCCAGAAGGTGCCGTTCCTTGCGAACAACCCGCCCGAGGTCCACTACCACGGCTTCCAGGCCGAAGGGTACGTGCTGCCCGAGGGCAGCGAGGCCGAGCGGGTGCTGGGCGTCGCCCACCAGCATGCCTTCGGCGAGAAGCTGCTGCGCACGCCGACCACCGCCACGACGGACGCCCGCTTTTTCGGCCTCTATGCCGCCATGCCGGCCCTCGTCTATGGCCCGCGGGCGATGGGCGTCCATGGCTTCGATGAGAAAGTGGAGGTCGAATCCATCCGGCGGACGACCCAGACGATGGCGCTCTTCATCGCCGACTGGTGCGGCCTGGAGGCGGCGTGA
- a CDS encoding CoA transferase subunit A — protein MASTQFIDLADLADRIPDGAFVALPPDYSNVPMALTHALLRRPVRDLRLLCVPTSGIQADLLIGAGAVASIECAAVSLGEQGPAPRFTAAVVADRLTVIDSTCPAIHAALQASEKGLPFMPLRGILGSDILQHRPDWKVMDNPFAEGPDPIVLLPALQPDLAIFHARWADRQGNVWLGRRRELMTMAHAARRSFVTVEAFFDGDLLAEDELAAGTLPGIYVDAVALAPRGAWPMGLADLYAPDTAHLAGYARQARTEDGFRAYMAANHLEPSLVG, from the coding sequence ATGGCGTCGACCCAGTTCATCGACCTGGCCGATCTGGCCGACCGAATCCCGGACGGCGCCTTCGTGGCGCTGCCGCCGGACTACAGCAACGTGCCGATGGCGCTGACCCATGCGCTGCTGCGGCGGCCGGTACGCGACCTGCGGCTGCTCTGCGTGCCCACCAGCGGCATCCAGGCCGACTTGCTGATCGGCGCCGGCGCCGTCGCCTCCATCGAATGCGCGGCCGTCTCGCTGGGCGAGCAGGGCCCGGCGCCGCGCTTCACGGCCGCCGTCGTGGCCGACCGGCTGACAGTGATCGACAGCACCTGCCCCGCCATCCACGCGGCCTTGCAGGCATCCGAGAAGGGGCTGCCCTTCATGCCGCTGCGCGGCATCCTGGGGTCCGACATCCTGCAGCATCGGCCGGATTGGAAGGTGATGGACAACCCCTTCGCCGAAGGGCCGGACCCGATCGTGCTGCTGCCGGCCCTGCAGCCGGACCTGGCCATCTTCCACGCCCGCTGGGCCGACCGGCAGGGCAATGTCTGGCTCGGCCGGCGGCGCGAGTTGATGACCATGGCCCATGCCGCGCGCCGGTCCTTCGTCACGGTCGAGGCGTTCTTCGACGGCGATCTTCTGGCCGAGGACGAGCTGGCGGCGGGCACCCTGCCCGGCATCTATGTCGATGCGGTGGCGCTCGCCCCGCGTGGCGCCTGGCCGATGGGCCTGGCCGATCTCTATGCCCCCGATACCGCGCACTTGGCCGGCTATGCCCGCCAGGCCCGGACCGAGGACGGCTTTCGCGCCTATATGGCGGCCAACCATCTGGAGCCCTCCCTTGTCGGCTGA
- a CDS encoding SBBP repeat-containing protein, whose product MAIGVIAGQGQGASHGSGIAILGDKGFIVAGDFWGTIAFDPGPSTITFEHPYNSHFLARYDVGGELLWVARADDDSNGMFLIAGVAADATGNSYAVGNLTGSVDFDPGDATSFQDSSGIEDYLVKFDANGDFVWAVHPEGSTGCGATAVVVDAGGAILTTGFFTGSVDFDPGTGVFHLDAASGQDHYVAKYDADGALLWATHVDPGADGSVSGYGLAVDGTGHSYATGYFSGTVDFDPGAGTAELISGTSSHYLARYDEDGSLVWAAGADAGSSGSVYGYGVAVDDDGNSFVVGSFNGTVDFEAGDGAQVLVADAMDFFVAKYDGAGSLAWVRHAAASSDGDYGNAVAVDGDGNVQVVGTFDGTVDFGGASPVLVATGPDHFAASYDGDGELRWVRHAGNSTDEENARAVAVDAEGRTYVAGQFTGTVDFDPGGTAAAASDSGLHQFFAIVYSAEGEVRYLEPQPPPPPRIIDLADSADDHLTVDTTPGLEGTAEALATIHILRDGVDLDTVQADEEGRWTWEDPGVAPGGYVYTALAVDGGGYESGLSRPFDVFVGSPGATTGNGADMAAGTAGKNVLDGKNGDDTVFAADANDTLKGGNGNDRLYGGNDDDALWGGNGNDTAVGGSGRDTLYGEAGGDSLWGGDGSDRIEGGAAGDLVDGDAANDTLHGGEGMDTLLGGVGADRLSGDAMGDWILPGDDKAIDTVFGTVAHLTDDTIQGFVVGLAGDLLAISGLAARNGKLLDSIAITDGVLSLSKVGGGTILFEDLAGAPWTGTHWTDTMTGGDGSILIYVM is encoded by the coding sequence ATGGCGATCGGTGTCATCGCTGGGCAGGGACAGGGCGCATCCCATGGATCGGGGATCGCCATTCTCGGCGACAAAGGATTCATCGTCGCCGGTGACTTCTGGGGCACCATAGCCTTCGATCCTGGTCCATCGACGATCACGTTCGAGCATCCCTACAACAGCCATTTCCTGGCCCGCTACGACGTGGGCGGCGAGCTTCTCTGGGTCGCCCGCGCCGACGACGATTCCAACGGCATGTTCCTGATCGCCGGGGTGGCGGCAGATGCCACCGGCAACAGCTATGCCGTCGGCAACCTGACCGGGTCGGTGGACTTTGACCCGGGGGACGCCACCAGCTTCCAGGATTCGAGCGGGATCGAGGACTATCTCGTCAAGTTCGACGCCAACGGCGATTTCGTCTGGGCCGTCCATCCGGAGGGATCGACCGGGTGCGGCGCCACGGCCGTCGTCGTCGACGCGGGCGGCGCCATCCTGACCACCGGCTTCTTCACGGGCTCGGTCGATTTTGACCCGGGCACCGGCGTCTTCCACCTCGATGCCGCCAGCGGCCAGGACCACTACGTTGCCAAGTATGACGCAGACGGAGCGCTGCTCTGGGCGACCCATGTCGACCCCGGCGCGGATGGCAGCGTGTCGGGCTATGGGCTGGCGGTCGACGGCACGGGCCACAGCTACGCCACGGGCTACTTCTCGGGCACGGTCGACTTCGATCCCGGCGCCGGGACGGCGGAACTGATATCCGGGACCAGCAGCCACTACCTGGCCCGCTACGACGAGGATGGCAGCCTGGTCTGGGCTGCTGGCGCCGATGCGGGGTCGAGCGGGTCGGTCTATGGCTATGGCGTGGCCGTCGACGACGATGGCAACAGCTTTGTCGTCGGCAGCTTCAACGGCACCGTCGACTTCGAGGCCGGCGACGGCGCCCAGGTGCTGGTGGCCGACGCGATGGATTTCTTTGTCGCCAAGTATGATGGCGCCGGCAGCCTCGCCTGGGTCCGCCACGCCGCCGCCTCCAGCGACGGCGACTACGGCAATGCCGTAGCCGTCGATGGCGACGGCAATGTGCAGGTCGTGGGAACCTTCGACGGCACGGTCGATTTCGGCGGCGCGTCGCCGGTCCTGGTCGCCACCGGTCCGGATCACTTCGCGGCCAGCTACGACGGCGATGGCGAGCTCCGCTGGGTGCGTCATGCCGGCAACTCGACCGACGAGGAGAATGCCCGCGCCGTGGCGGTCGACGCTGAAGGCCGGACATATGTGGCCGGGCAGTTCACCGGCACGGTCGACTTCGATCCCGGCGGCACGGCCGCGGCGGCGAGCGACAGCGGCCTGCACCAGTTCTTCGCCATCGTCTATTCGGCCGAAGGCGAGGTCCGTTACCTGGAGCCCCAGCCCCCGCCGCCGCCCCGCATCATCGACCTCGCGGATTCGGCCGACGACCACCTGACGGTGGACACGACGCCCGGCCTGGAAGGCACGGCCGAGGCGTTGGCGACCATCCACATCCTGCGCGACGGGGTCGATCTGGACACGGTCCAGGCCGACGAGGAGGGACGCTGGACCTGGGAAGACCCCGGCGTCGCTCCCGGCGGCTACGTCTACACCGCCCTTGCCGTCGACGGCGGGGGGTACGAGAGCGGTTTGTCCCGACCGTTCGACGTGTTCGTGGGCTCTCCCGGTGCGACCACCGGCAACGGTGCCGACATGGCCGCGGGCACGGCCGGCAAGAACGTCCTCGACGGCAAAAACGGCGACGACACCGTCTTTGCCGCGGACGCCAACGACACGCTGAAGGGCGGCAATGGCAACGATCGGCTCTATGGCGGCAACGACGACGACGCGCTGTGGGGCGGGAACGGCAACGACACCGCCGTCGGCGGGTCCGGCCGCGACACGCTCTATGGCGAGGCCGGCGGCGACAGCCTGTGGGGTGGCGACGGCAGCGACCGCATCGAGGGCGGTGCCGCGGGGGACCTGGTCGACGGCGACGCCGCCAACGACACGCTCCATGGCGGCGAGGGCATGGACACGCTACTGGGCGGCGTCGGCGCCGATCGGCTGTCGGGTGACGCCATGGGCGACTGGATCCTGCCGGGCGACGACAAGGCGATCGACACGGTTTTCGGCACCGTCGCTCACCTGACCGACGACACCATCCAGGGTTTCGTCGTCGGGCTGGCCGGCGACTTGCTGGCCATCTCGGGCCTGGCGGCCAGGAACGGCAAGCTGCTCGACAGCATCGCCATCACGGACGGGGTGCTGTCGTTGTCCAAGGTTGGCGGCGGGACGATCCTGTTCGAGGATCTGGCGGGCGCTCCCTGGACCGGCACCCACTGGACCGACACCATGACCGGCGGGGACGGCAGCATCCTGATCTATGTCATGTAG
- a CDS encoding CoA-transferase, protein MSADAPAWRREELLIAVLARLLDGVEHVAVGASSPIPGAAALLQRALSKGAMRVSVLGSRRHNPFTEGGRELFDCAAQGRIGAFFLGGGEIDGEANINLVGMGDYPRLDVRFPGSFGSAYLYMLVPRVILFREEHSRRVFVPKVNFVSAPGTSDPGVYRPGGPHALVTGMACFDFDRTRRRFSLASVHPGHDAAGVAAETGFDYDVPSAVPETAPPPPEWLELLRGRIAGELAETYPKFASTVFGASAAA, encoded by the coding sequence TTGTCGGCTGACGCCCCCGCCTGGCGGCGCGAAGAGCTGCTGATCGCCGTCCTGGCCCGCCTGCTGGACGGGGTGGAGCATGTTGCCGTCGGCGCCAGCTCGCCCATCCCGGGGGCCGCCGCCCTGCTCCAGCGTGCCCTGTCGAAGGGGGCGATGCGCGTCTCTGTCCTGGGCAGCCGGCGCCACAACCCCTTCACCGAGGGTGGACGCGAGCTGTTCGACTGCGCCGCCCAGGGCCGCATCGGCGCCTTCTTCCTGGGTGGCGGCGAGATCGACGGCGAGGCCAACATCAACTTGGTCGGCATGGGCGACTATCCCCGGCTCGACGTGCGCTTCCCCGGCTCGTTCGGCTCGGCCTACCTCTACATGCTGGTCCCGCGCGTGATCCTGTTCCGTGAGGAGCATTCGCGCCGCGTGTTCGTGCCGAAGGTGAATTTCGTCAGCGCGCCCGGCACCAGCGACCCTGGCGTGTACCGCCCGGGCGGCCCGCACGCGCTCGTCACCGGGATGGCCTGCTTCGACTTCGACCGCACCCGCCGCCGCTTCTCGCTGGCCAGCGTCCATCCCGGACATGATGCGGCCGGGGTCGCGGCAGAGACCGGGTTCGACTACGACGTGCCATCGGCCGTACCGGAGACCGCGCCGCCGCCGCCCGAATGGCTGGAGCTGCTGCGCGGCCGCATCGCGGGCGAACTGGCCGAGACCTATCCCAAATTCGCGAGCACGGTGTTCGGCGCGTCCGCCGCCGCCTGA
- a CDS encoding histone deacetylase family protein, translating to MDVIYSQTHARHAPREFLLRGNFAPMAETTARAENLVTAARAAGHKVSAPDDWGMAPVAAVHAVDYLEFLETGHQRWMELPGANAEIHPHSNPGRHMRARPEGIAGQVGFYIGDLSAPMVAGTWPASLASAHAAVQATELVLGGSPVAYALCRPPGHHAFADQAAGFCFINNVAVAAQHARGKAGRVAILDIDVHHGNGTQGIFWDRKDVFFCSLHADPSTFYPYYAGYHGESGGGAGAGYTLNLPLPHGTADADYMPALDRALAAINRFDPDVVLISLGFDAYEKDPLGVLKISTDGFAAMARRIAALGRPTVLVQEGGYHVDDLGRNLVAFLSAFETTIGGSRERR from the coding sequence ATGGACGTGATCTACAGCCAGACCCACGCGCGCCACGCCCCGCGCGAGTTCCTGCTGCGCGGCAACTTCGCGCCGATGGCGGAGACCACGGCGCGGGCCGAGAACCTGGTGACCGCCGCCCGCGCGGCCGGCCACAAGGTGAGCGCACCCGACGATTGGGGCATGGCCCCGGTCGCAGCCGTGCACGCGGTCGACTATCTGGAATTCCTGGAGACGGGGCACCAGCGCTGGATGGAACTGCCGGGCGCCAACGCGGAGATCCATCCCCATTCCAACCCCGGCCGCCACATGCGCGCCCGGCCGGAAGGGATCGCGGGCCAAGTCGGCTTCTATATCGGCGATCTCAGCGCGCCGATGGTGGCCGGCACCTGGCCCGCCTCGCTCGCCAGCGCGCATGCCGCGGTGCAGGCGACCGAGCTGGTGCTGGGCGGGTCGCCCGTCGCCTATGCCCTCTGCCGCCCGCCCGGGCACCATGCGTTCGCAGACCAGGCGGCGGGCTTCTGCTTCATCAACAACGTCGCCGTGGCGGCCCAGCATGCCCGCGGCAAGGCGGGCCGTGTCGCCATCCTCGACATCGACGTCCATCACGGCAACGGCACCCAGGGCATCTTCTGGGATCGCAAGGACGTGTTCTTCTGCTCGCTGCACGCCGACCCCAGCACCTTCTATCCCTACTATGCCGGCTATCACGGCGAGAGCGGTGGCGGCGCCGGCGCCGGCTACACCCTCAACCTGCCGCTGCCGCACGGAACGGCGGATGCCGACTACATGCCGGCGCTCGACCGCGCGCTGGCCGCCATCAATCGCTTCGACCCCGACGTGGTCCTGATATCCCTCGGCTTCGATGCCTATGAGAAGGACCCGCTGGGCGTACTGAAGATCTCGACCGACGGTTTTGCCGCCATGGCGCGCCGGATCGCGGCCCTGGGCCGGCCGACCGTGCTGGTGCAGGAGGGCGGCTACCATGTGGACGACCTCGGCCGGAACCTGGTCGCCTTCCTGTCGGCCTTCGAGACGACGATTGGCGGCAGCCGCGAGCGCAGGTAA